In one Gemmatimonadaceae bacterium genomic region, the following are encoded:
- a CDS encoding exosortase/archaeosortase family protein, with the protein MNDAALGVPQRRTATLDQALWVPLGVALALFAVLYAKPAYLLVRDWTNFDNPDSGTGLLLAPLAFWFAFQTGVKEVRKPAIGLAVAFLLAAIGIRYVADLAAELFTLRVSMLIGAAGLILWFFGVRQLLAWWLPFVLLGLAIPLPELVIAKLTAPLQLIASRIGASLIEWRHIPVMLNGNVIRIPGHDLFVAEACSGLRSLTALVNLGVLLGAMLLAKPWSRISLLVLAVPMAILINGFRIFLTAFLVYFVSPEAGSGFMHTTEGWLMFVIAFASLGAVASVLLYIEGRQAARGKAPVQDVDHG; encoded by the coding sequence GTGAACGATGCCGCACTGGGCGTACCGCAGCGCCGGACCGCCACGCTCGACCAGGCGCTCTGGGTGCCACTCGGCGTCGCCCTGGCGCTGTTCGCCGTCCTGTACGCGAAGCCCGCGTACCTGCTCGTGCGTGACTGGACCAACTTCGACAACCCCGACTCCGGCACCGGGCTGTTGCTGGCCCCCCTCGCCTTCTGGTTCGCGTTCCAGACCGGGGTGAAGGAGGTGCGCAAGCCGGCGATCGGCCTCGCCGTGGCGTTCCTGCTCGCCGCCATCGGCATCCGCTACGTCGCCGATCTCGCGGCCGAGCTCTTCACGCTGCGCGTGTCGATGCTCATCGGTGCGGCTGGCCTGATCCTCTGGTTCTTCGGCGTGCGCCAGCTGCTTGCCTGGTGGCTGCCATTCGTGCTGCTTGGCCTGGCCATCCCGCTGCCTGAGCTGGTGATCGCGAAGCTCACGGCGCCGCTGCAGCTCATCGCCTCGCGCATCGGCGCCTCGCTGATCGAGTGGCGGCACATCCCGGTCATGCTGAACGGCAACGTCATCCGCATCCCGGGGCACGACCTGTTCGTGGCCGAGGCGTGCAGCGGGCTGCGGTCGCTCACGGCGCTGGTCAACCTCGGCGTGCTGCTCGGTGCCATGCTGCTGGCCAAGCCGTGGTCACGCATCTCGCTCCTGGTGCTGGCGGTGCCGATGGCCATCCTGATCAACGGCTTCCGCATCTTCCTCACCGCGTTCCTCGTCTACTTCGTCAGCCCCGAGGCCGGATCCGGCTTCATGCACACCACCGAGGGCTGGCTCATGTTCGTGATCGCATTCGCGTCGCTGGGAGCCGTGGCGTCCGTCCTGCTCTACATCGAGGGCCGCCAGGCCGCACGCGGCAAGGCCCCTGTCCAGGACGTCGACCATGGCTGA
- a CDS encoding YggT family protein codes for MQMLTSLIAFISTYTRPALLVATAVVAAGCALSWAARTRRISPFTAAGRFAREHVDPYLRSIEGPVLRSGGSPTSVPWWGLAAFVVLGILAQSLLNYVLGTLVAVVSGVSSGPRGALRALAQLTFSVLQIALMVRVLSSWFGGLARARWLRWTWTLTEPLLAPLRQVIPSVGPFDISPLVLYYLLQFVGGFIIQSI; via the coding sequence ATGCAGATGCTGACGTCGCTCATCGCGTTCATTTCCACGTACACCCGCCCCGCGCTGCTGGTGGCCACGGCCGTGGTCGCGGCGGGGTGTGCCCTGAGCTGGGCGGCCCGCACCCGCCGGATCAGCCCGTTCACGGCAGCGGGCCGATTCGCCCGCGAGCACGTGGACCCGTACCTGCGGTCGATCGAGGGTCCGGTGCTGCGTTCGGGCGGGTCGCCCACGAGCGTGCCCTGGTGGGGCCTGGCCGCCTTCGTGGTGCTGGGTATCCTGGCGCAGTCGCTGCTGAACTACGTGCTGGGCACCCTGGTTGCAGTCGTGTCCGGGGTCTCGAGCGGGCCGCGCGGGGCACTGCGGGCTTTGGCGCAGCTGACGTTCTCGGTACTGCAGATCGCGCTGATGGTCCGGGTGCTCTCGTCCTGGTTCGGCGGCCTGGCCCGCGCCCGGTGGCTGCGCTGGACCTGGACCCTCACGGAGCCGCTGCTGGCGCCCCTGCGACAGGTGATCCCGTCGGTCGGACCATTCGACATCTCGCCGCTGGTGCTGTATTACCTGCTGCAGTTCGTGGGCGGGTTCATCATCCAGTCGATCTGA
- a CDS encoding glycosyltransferase, whose protein sequence is MTDPRTAPQPSARPQRRVLVFMDSGTPSGPVKQLAATIRPLADAGYALHCVVFQRRGTPAVTSEPYLRAHGATTSLVHDSGAFDLRLLGAVARVIREFRPDLVQTHGYRPSVLMALLRKSGTIRDPWIGFFHGRTAESFRVRMYDKLDHIALRASDVAAVMSALQKREKAGYRRAEVRIVYNAVIESARKAPPAHEVALVKGPWARPAIGVIGRLSPEKGVDVLLEAWAVLVRDGTAGTLLIAGDGQERGRLEEQARTLAIADRVHFLGHLEAPDLLYPELDLMVIPSRTEGLPNVFLEALRHGIPVVSTRVGAIPDLVGDTAIARLVHIEDPAALAAAIAATLANPEDRAPDAAAELVRSLSLPARVAALTRLYEDVLSRAGRS, encoded by the coding sequence ATGACCGACCCACGCACCGCCCCGCAGCCCTCCGCGCGCCCCCAGCGGCGCGTGCTCGTCTTCATGGACAGCGGCACACCCAGCGGCCCCGTCAAGCAGCTCGCCGCCACCATCCGCCCGCTGGCGGACGCGGGCTACGCGCTGCATTGCGTCGTCTTCCAGCGGCGGGGCACGCCGGCGGTCACCTCCGAACCGTACCTCCGCGCGCATGGGGCCACCACGTCACTCGTGCATGACAGTGGTGCCTTCGACCTGCGGTTGCTCGGTGCCGTGGCGCGCGTGATCCGCGAGTTCCGCCCCGACCTGGTGCAGACCCACGGGTACCGGCCATCGGTCCTCATGGCGCTGCTCCGGAAGTCCGGCACCATCCGGGACCCGTGGATCGGGTTCTTCCACGGCCGGACGGCGGAGTCGTTCCGCGTGCGGATGTACGACAAGCTCGACCACATCGCGCTGCGCGCCTCCGACGTGGCGGCGGTCATGTCGGCGCTCCAGAAGCGCGAGAAGGCGGGGTACCGGCGTGCCGAGGTGCGCATCGTGTACAACGCGGTCATCGAGTCGGCACGGAAGGCGCCGCCCGCACACGAAGTGGCGCTCGTGAAGGGGCCGTGGGCCCGGCCGGCGATCGGCGTGATCGGGCGCCTCAGCCCGGAGAAGGGCGTCGACGTGCTGCTGGAGGCGTGGGCCGTCCTCGTGCGAGACGGCACGGCCGGCACCCTGCTCATCGCGGGCGACGGCCAGGAGCGCGGGCGCCTCGAGGAGCAGGCGCGCACCCTCGCCATTGCCGACCGCGTGCACTTCCTCGGTCACCTGGAGGCGCCCGACCTGCTCTATCCCGAGCTGGACCTGATGGTGATCCCGTCGCGGACCGAGGGACTGCCGAACGTGTTCCTCGAGGCGCTCCGCCACGGGATTCCCGTCGTCAGCACGCGCGTCGGCGCCATTCCGGACCTGGTGGGTGACACCGCGATCGCACGCCTGGTGCACATCGAGGATCCGGCCGCGCTGGCTGCGGCAATCGCCGCCACGCTGGCGAACCCCGAGGATCGCGCGCCGGACGCGGCGGCGGAGCTGGTGCGGTCACTGAGCCTGCCGGCGCGCGTCGCCGCGCTCACCCGCCTCTACGAGGATGTGCTCAGCCGCGCCGGTCGCAGCTGA
- a CDS encoding EpsI family protein: MAELTRFVPAVILAAGLGLLGLTHDQVRPTPVRPIASILDTVAGFDTKQLEVDSSSRRVAGMDEYVNRVFLRDTNYVFSLYVGYYTYQTQGKSIHSPRNCLPGAGWEPVESAVLPIASAPGIGSRDMNKYILANQGAYAAVYYWYQGRGRIESNEYTVKYNLMRDAALYGRTEEALVRLVIPLDTRGDRSQEVIRREITRADSIATSLAPRLAREVSAALPPAPQG; the protein is encoded by the coding sequence ATGGCTGAACTCACCCGCTTCGTTCCGGCCGTGATCCTCGCCGCGGGCCTCGGCCTGCTGGGCCTGACCCATGACCAGGTGCGCCCGACACCGGTCCGGCCGATCGCCTCCATCCTCGACACCGTCGCCGGCTTCGACACGAAGCAACTGGAAGTCGACTCGTCGTCGCGGCGCGTCGCGGGCATGGACGAATACGTCAACCGCGTGTTCCTGCGCGACACCAACTACGTGTTCAGCCTCTACGTGGGGTACTACACGTACCAGACGCAGGGCAAGTCGATTCACTCGCCACGGAACTGCCTGCCGGGCGCCGGCTGGGAGCCCGTGGAAAGTGCGGTCCTGCCGATCGCGTCGGCTCCCGGCATCGGTTCGCGGGACATGAACAAGTATATCCTGGCCAACCAGGGTGCGTATGCTGCGGTGTACTACTGGTACCAGGGCCGTGGACGGATCGAGAGCAACGAGTACACGGTGAAGTACAACCTGATGCGGGATGCGGCATTGTACGGCCGCACCGAGGAGGCGCTGGTGCGCCTCGTGATTCCGCTCGACACTCGCGGCGACCGCTCGCAGGAGGTCATCCGGCGCGAGATCACCCGCGCCGATTCGATCGCGACCTCGCTTGCCCCGCGCCTGGCGCGCGAGGTGTCGGCGGCACTGCCGCCGGCCCCGCAGGGCTGA